The stretch of DNA CCCTATGGGGCTTGGCCTGTGCCTGGAGCGCCAGGCACTGAGCTCCCAGGGAAGCAGGATTTTGCTGCTGAACAGGAGGGGACAGGCCTGGGGCACCCAGCGGCTTCACTAGGGAGGGTCTTCAGGGTACCTCTCCCTGAGTGGGACAGTCACAGGGGCCTCTCCTGGGACTCCAGGGACTGGCAGGTCTCTGCAGCCCTTGGGAATGTGGAGCTGTGACACGAGGCAGCATGGTGGCAGCCAGAGGATGCTTCCGCTCCCCTCACCCCAGGTTCCCTCCCGCCACCTGCCCCTGGAGAGCCCTCAGGCCTGCACACGCCAGGCGCCCATCCTCGGAGCTCCTACACACTCAGCACACAGGGGCCCCGACCCTCTGCCTCTTTGAGCACAGTCCTCATGCCCCTTCCATTTTCTGTCCTTGCTTCTGGGGCCCGAGCAGGAACTGGCTGGTTGGTGACATCAGAGTGGAAATCCTCTCACAGTTGTCACTGCGGGAGGAGCCCCTAGGGCAGGGCTGGTGGCACTCTGtcctcaccagctgtgtgacccgaGTACACCCTACTCCTGGGCCTCAGCCCCCTCTGTAACCCGGGTGCCCTGGCAGGGTGCAGAGCAGTGCAGTCCTCCCTGGGCTCACCCCCCACACCCCACGCACCTGTCCTGTGGCAAGGGCACGCACAGCCTGCGCAGCTGTCACCCACACGGTGCCATCTTGATTGAGGGTCAGCACACAGGGCACTGGGTAGGAGAGAGGGACCCTTGGAGGGGGCACAGGCCTTGCCTGCTCGACCTCAGGCCTCAGGCCCCCAGGAAAAAAGGAGCACCAGCCCACAGGGTCAAGAACCCCTGCTAAGAGGGGAAGGGCAGGGCACTAGCCTGGGCCCTGGGCGTAGCAGGACACTGCGGGGCAGTGTACACACTTGCTTCAGCCCAACACACTGGGGTCTGCCTGTGTCTGCTCCCAGCACCCCCAGGCCTCGCTCAGGGCAGGCACAGGACACCGGAGTTCCGAATATTTTAGGTAATAATCTCCGCAACGGGACTTTCCTACCCCAGGGTCTCCCATCTCTGGCCCAAATCTGGCCTCAGGAAGCTCAGCTTCAAGGGACCCGTCCTCAGGAGCCCTCCCGTCAGTCACCTAGTGCCATCTGGTGGTAGAATCGGAAGTGGCACTCCATCATCTTGTCCCGGACCAGCGCTGCCGGAGGCTCCTCCGTGATCCAGTGCACGCGGCTGGTCCTCAGCAGGTCCCTGTACAGGGCTGGGTGGTCTGTCCGGGGGGCCTACAGAGTGGAATGCGAAGGTGGGGACGCCGAGGGGCACCTCACCCAGTCCTACCAGCACACACACAGGTAATAGTGCTGGCACTGCTTGAAATTCATCTCATCACCCCCCGGGCCTTtgaatccccattttacagatgaggagactaagGCCCAGGAAGGAAGTACCACGCCAGAGGCAGGGGGTGAGATCTGAGCCCATGACACTGAATGCTGCAGGTTCAAGTCTGACTCAGGCCCTCCACCTGCAACCACCTGCACCAGCACAGCCACCCTCGAGGACTGGTTTTTCTATTCGCAGCCAGCCACACGGGCCAGCCACACCATGGGCTTTTCTCTCAAGGCCACCCCAGGAATTCCTCCACACACCAAACGgctgaggagaaaggagggaCTGGTAGATGCTGGCTTCTCGCAGGTGCCCTGGGACTGGCCCTGGTCTGGGGGACCCCAGACACCCTAGGTTGGTTCTGAGGCCCCTGCTCCGTCACCCACCCATGGCCTTGGGCCAATGAGACCTGGCACCTCCTGGGATTGCGCCAAGCCTCGCCCCTGAAGCAGGACGAGGAGCATGAAGTTAAGGGCTTTGGGTTCTAAGCAGGCACCGAGCCCCGTCTAGGGACAGGAGGCCATTGGTTAACCCTTCTGGTCTTCTCATAGCAAACTGAAATCTAGattatttaattcattcacaGCCGGGCTTTTCACCCCACAGGTCTTCCTAGTAAGGAGATGTCTTAGAATCGGCGGGTGGGGCCTGTGTCTAAGAGAAGGCACCCCAGCATTCATGCCAGACCAGGAGCCAGCAGCCAGGGCGCTGACAGTGGGCCTTCTCAGCTCTGCGTGCCAAGGTGGAGGCTGGGTCATTCAGGGAAGAGGCTGTGCTGAACATAGCCGGCAGCGTCCCCGGCCTGACCCACAGATGCAGCAGCACCCGTGCCCTTGCCTTTCCACCcaagctgtgacaaccaaaaatgcctccagacacTGGCAAGGTCCCCTGAAGGTGGGGTGAGCTTGCTGCCACTGAGCGGCCCCGCTTTGAGGCCAGGGTCACAGTGGTAAGGGCCCCACTGTGGTGGAAGGCTTGGTTTGATCCTGGCTTGGCCATCTACACCTGCCTGACAACAACTCACTGGATCCTACCACGGCGGGCACCGTCCTTGGCACTGAGGCCATGCCCTCTCCACCAGATGAGCCACAAGCTCTGGGTCTCCCTGTCCTCTTTCGCAAAATTGGAGAAACTGTATCTGTGTATCGGGGTTCAGTGATGATTAAGAGGCCAGTACACAACACAGCCTAATGAATACCTTAAAactctcctgccaccatggccagtcCCAGGAGGATGCAGTAGGAAGGCAGGGGACCAAGGACAGGAAGAGAGTTAGTCACAGCCTCCAGGAAGCCACGGCTGCTGGAGACCTTCTCAAGCCCTGGTCCATAAGCACTGCTGGCCCTGCCAGAACCAGTTCCAGTGCTGTCTCAGAGGCCGGCCCACTCACCACAAACACGTCCCCCTTGACGCTGTCCTTCTCCACCACGTACCAGGGCTCTCTCAGGCCACCTATGTTTGCTCTCTGGCCCAAGGTATACAGGAACCAacctacagaaagacagtttctcCAAGAGGCTGGGCAGCAAGTTCCATCCCACATGTCACGCCTCTCATGAAGGCAGATGCTGGGAGGGCAGCCCAGAGCAGGCCCAGCAATGGTGTAGCTCACTAGGAAGATATGATTCTCCAGCTCCCATAAGCCAGCCCTGACTAAGCACCTGAGCACATCTCATCACTGTCCAGGCCTGGGCTGGACATAGGATGCAGTGGCCACTGAGAAGGTACCTTATACCCCAGAAGGTGCAGGTTCCAGCCGTAGGAGCCCCTGACCCTAGGCCTAGGATGTGGCTGGGTGCCCTGTGTGACACCAGGGGCCCTTCTTGCTGAGCCCATGACATAGCTATGCGTCTAACAGTGTCCATCTAATGCAGTAACTGCATCAGGGCTACCCCCAGCCGCTCTGTGCACCCTCACAATGTCACAGAGCAGATGGCAAactcactgcctccctcccctgcagTGGTGCACACAGGCAGAGAGAACCTCATGAGTTTACCACGTGGCCTGGGCCTGCGGCCTTCTTCAGTGAACTGCAGGTGGAAACCATGAGTCATCCAACTGGCTCCCGCTGGGGCCAGGGCTGGCAGATACATGGGCAGTCCTGTCTGGCAGTTCTGTCCCAAGCAAGGCTGTCACCTCGGCCTGTCTCAGGAATGCCTAGCCCCGGCTCCGCGTGCCCTCTCCCCTCAAGAGGTGGAAGATCTCCAAGTGCAATTCACTGCGAGACACCCTACACCCGCGCTGCAGCCTGGCTCTCCTGGCCAGTCCCACAGCTCAGGCCTGCGCTGCGTCAAGACCTACCTGATGGCATCATGCCGGCAGGCACATCCCCGCCACTGTACTAACCCAACAATGGCCACACTCTGTCCCCACAGCAGGATTGCACACTGGTGACTAACTCGGACCCTGTCCCCTAACACCAGGCACAGCACAGGCTCACGCAGGCCTCACCGCAGTAAGGGTCTGCACATGAGTGAGCAGCACTCCGGCCAGCGCGGGACACCTGATCCCATCGCTGCATGTGGTCCTTAATCATTCAAACCATGCAGTGACGTCCACCTTACTCCCGGAATCAGAGTGGAGTTTTGTGTGGTTTAACATTTTCCTTACACAGGAAGGAAATCATTCTTTTTACAGGGACTTGATACATAACTCACAGAGTATAGTCCTCCAAGTCAGCGGTGCGCTTTTCATGAACTCCAGCATTTCAGCTGAGGCCACATCTTGAAATGCACACAGCCATCATCAAGGCAACTGTTCCACCCTAGGCCATGCCTGCCTACCCCCGGCCACCCCACAGAGCCTTCTACGGAAGGGACGACGGGAACCCTGGTCTAGTCTCCCAGAGCTGAAACCCCACAGCTCGAGGCATTTCAGATGACAAGTGGCAGAGTCTGCACCTCACCTTTATGTGTTCCCAGAACCTTATTGTCTTCTATGGAAATAAAGTGACCAGGTCGAGGCTGCAAATACTGGAAAACAAACATTTCATTACTGACGGAGATCTGGGCCCAGGGCAGACACGCAGCCCCATCTCTTTGTGTCAAAGACCAGCACTCACCTGAAGAAGGAAATGTTCAAAATTCCTCTTCCCAATGAAACACATGCCCATGCTCTGAAATGAGAAGACGGCAGCTGTGAGAGGACCAAAAGTGGGGGTGGTCCACACTGTACCCAGACATCCTGAGCAGGCCCCGGGGCCTCCTGGCCTCACCCCACACTTTGCTCCCAGGGTAGGGGCCCAGCTGCCCACCGGCACCCTCAGCTGCCAGTCACAGCCAGCGCACATGATGCCAGAACCTTAGGGAACGCCTCATTGTCTCGGCCCGCAGGGTCTGACCCTGCGCGGCAGAACCTCACACCAGCTGCCCCGGGGAAGAAAGCAGAACCCGATCAGGTCCTTCAGGCCATTGTCCTGTGAGAAGTGGGGGAGAGACAGGGACCAGAGAAGGGGCAGGTAGCAGGAAAGCCAGGCCTGAAGCGAAGGCCTTACTTAGGGCAGGGCTCCAGGGGAGTCAGAGGAGAGAGGCCCCTTCCTCAAGCACATCTGCCCTAGCTGGGGAGCCTGGGCAGCGTGCGCTCTCCACCATGGCCCCATGAGGGGCTGCATCGTTTACTCTGGTTTATGTCTCTCAAGACTGCCCTTCCATCCCTGCAGCTCCCACCACAGAGCGACGCTGGAAACGGAAGGCGAGGGGAGGACAGGCGGTGGGTGTGCTCTTCAGGGAAGATGGCTCTGATGAAAGGTGTGGCCGTTTCCATTACCAGGAAGAGACACGAAGGAGCGACAGCTCCCACCGCACTGGCCCCTGAAGAGGCGAGGCTCATCCCACAGCGCCCTCGCCCTCCATCCCCAAGGCCCTCCCACGGGCTTCATCCTAGTTCCGCCAACACTCTGGGGTCTCTCTTTTTGAGACGAGTTtcgctgtgctgcccaggctgtcctcaaactcctgggcgcaCTCGatcctcccgaggagctggggctacaggcaggcACCCCCACAGCGGCTCCCTGGCTTCTCCTcgcctcaaggcctttgcactgCCATTCCCTCATCTGGACTTTCCCAGCCCTCTCTGGGACACTGGATCctctcatccttcaggtctcaggtTCCATGTGACTTCTTTTGAGGCCGTTTTTGGCATCTCCATTCCCTACTCTCAGACCCCACTGGTGCTTCCCACCCAGGGTCCTACACCTCCCTCCGTAGACATTTTCTAGGTTTATACTGATTGGCATCCTGTCTGTGTCCCTCACTCGTGGGTGGGCTCCATGGAGGCAAAGATGGAACTGTGTGCGCATCACCACTTCCTCACAGCCCAGCAGCACAGCGCCTGGAATAGACGGCACCGAACGAGTGGGTGATAGGACACATCAGTGCACAGATGGCGGCACAGCACCTGCCCCTCCAGGGGTCTCGGGGCTGCATCACACTGCCTGGCACTCACCTGGCAGGCAGGCCATCCCAAGAAGACCCCACCAGCTGCTAAGGCTGTGGGGAAAGCTTTCTACCACATAGgggcagaggagaggaaaaaagcaaGGAGTCTCGTATAGGCTGCTCCCGGATGTCAGCAGAGCCCTGTACGGTGCGCCTGAGCAAACTCCTCCATCTACTACTCCAAGGTCCGCCTTTGATGTTCCCCTGGAGAAGGGGAAGTGGTGCCAGACCCACAGGCCCAGCTGCTCCGTGCCCTGCAGTCGGGAAAGGGAAACAGGCACTAATCAAAGGAAACTGCTCACTCGTACCTCTTTCTTCTGAAGCACATGATGAAGTCTATTCTCAGCAGCGATTTTCTTTACGAACGCTTTCGTTAATCCCCCCAGAGGGAAGATGGTTCTCCTCAGGGCATCCTGGGAAACCTGGCTGAGAAAGAAGGTCTGGTCTTTAAAGCTGTCAGCTGCCTGGAGGAGTTTTACCGCTGccaagaataaagaacaaaagacgttgcaggaataaaaataatgatacttCACTTTCAACAATGTCCTTCTGTTCACTTAGACTACCCCTAGTCTGTCTGAAGCAGACATCAACACTCAATAGCAACTACTAGGGGAAAGACCGCCACTGGGGTTAATGTGAGAAAAATGCGCACCTCCAAAAAAAAACGAGGATTTTATATGACAAAGAAATTATTCCAGCTCATACTTCagattataatattttcaaagatgaaacatcacatgaaaaaatgttctcaagtgataagaaaaaaaaaacaaaacacctaaaATAAATTCAGCCAAATCTTGGAAAATGGAGTAAGCTAGCCGCTGGCAGAAAATCTTCAGCTGTGCCTTCTTTCAACAACCACGGGATGTGTTCGTGCCACAGTGGTTTCAAGGACTCAACACTTTCCAGGTTCACTGCCCGGCGGCCAGCACATGCCTCCAGCAACGCCCTACCTGTGAATGCATTAGCTTTCTTGGTAAAAACGTTTTTTGTTTAGAGTCTTGGCTGACATCTGTTAGGTGCCCCTGCAGTTCCTCTGACATTCCCTATGTGATTGTTAAGAACTATTTCTGGCTTTAAGGCAATGGAGCAGAAGTGTGAGTAAACCTGGCTTAGAACTGTCCAGCTCTCCACTTTCAAGTTCAATGATCAATGGCAAAAAAACTAAGACGAACGTCagttttctggcttctttcaatctTTCTCATAAACTTCTCCTTTCGAGTTACACTCAGAGCACGCCACGTGCCGTTAATGGTCAGGCAGCACACGTACCCTTCCTGGCTTGGCAGAGCCATGTGTACAGCACACACTCTGTGTAGCTAGTGTTTTCCATCTGCTGATTCCCACGTTAGCTGCGAGAGGGAGAATTCTCCCCACATTACAGAGGGGAAACTGGAACAGGCCCAGTTCATTACATATGACTCGCCCAAAGTGATGCAGGTGGAGGCGGCGGGGCTAGAGGCTGCCCAGCCCCCCGAGTCCCACTCCCTTACTTGGCAGGTACAAACAGCAGAACTGAGTGACAAGTGAGACCAAGTTCAGCCGACCAGTCGCCACGGAAGCAGAGCACTTTCCAgagtccactttttttttttttttctcttgagatggagtctcactctgtcgcccaggctggagtgcagtggcgcatcttggctcacagccatctctgcctcctgggttcaagtgattctcctgtctcagcctccagagtagctgggactacaggcccgtgagaccatgctcggctaatttttttttgtatttgtagtagagacggggtttcaccatgttggccaggctggtctggaactcctgacctcatgatccgcctgccttggcttcccaaagtgctgggattacaggcatgagccaccgcacctggcctcagagTCCACTTGCAATCCCAAACTAACTGCAGTCAAACACTGCATGTGTGTAAAAGCCTCAGAAAACTAGGAGCCATTTGCATTTTCTGCTAGTTGTGagtcattttaaaacaaactaaaaatccATGATTTTCAAAAAAGCAAGCAGGCAACCCTAACTGAACTGCTGTAGAGGAAAAGCACAGAAAGGAATGAACAACATTTGGAGGAGGCTGCCTGTGCTGGAGCCTCACTGACACGCCGGCTCCCGTGCTGCCTCTGCCAGGCCGGTGGTAGCACGCTGTGTGGGGGAAAATCGGCCCAGTCACAGGCCAGGCCTAGGAGCGCCGGTCTCAGGTGCTGACGGACCCTGAGCCCAGGCCGTCCACTGCCCCTGCAGGTGCTCTTCCCAGAGACCCAGGCTGGGCCAGGGCAActgaagaatgaaatggaaaccTTGAGTGTCCCTACAAAACACAGTGAAGGCCAAGACACTGTGGCACCATCAGAACTCCCTCATGCCAACTGCACTCAACAGAACGCATCCATCAGTACTATCACAAGTTTCCGAGGGCACGTGGCCTATAATAAAAGTCGATGGCTCTGCAGGGCACAGTGTTCTAGGAGGTAAGCAGGTGCATCTATTCAACATGGAAATTAACCCTCCATCTCCTCAGGCCCCATAAATGCACAATTACTTGGTGAATTCCACCCTGGAGTTCCCAAGTGGCAGGACTCTGCATTCAAACCCATGTCTTCCTGAAATGGGGGGCTGTCTTATCTGCATTCAAACCCATGTCTTCCTGAAATGGGGGGCTGTCTTACGGGAGAGGGCTGCTCTTCTCTGGGCTCAAGTCAGTACAGTTACCTGATCACCTTCTGgcataaggaaggaaggagaggagggaacaGAGGGCGGCAGACGACTGTTGGCACACTCAGGGCTCCCTTGACCAAGCACAGCCCCGCCCCATCACTGCAGCTTTCAGGATGGGCTCAGCAAGACTGAGGAAAGTCAACTCAGCTGGGGTCTGACCCAGCAGAagcagcaggggctggggagtgAGCGGAAGTGCACTAAaatccagctctgccacctgAGGGACCCAGGTCAGATGGCTTCATccaggccttggtttcctcatctgtgaaacgggATGAGAGCACACACCTCATGGACTGCTAAGAGGAGCGATATGAAACGTGTGAGGCCGGGCTtggtgggctcacacctgtaatcccaacactttgagaggccgaggtgggaggatcacttgagcccaggagttcaagaccagcacagACAACATTaacgagacctcatctccacgaaaaaatgaaaaagcctagcatggtggcgcacacctgtggtcccagctacttggtggggctgaggtgggaggatcacttgagcccaggaggtggaggctgcagtaagccaagatcgggccactgtactccagcctggttgacagagatcctctctcaaaaaaataaaaaaataataataatttaaaaagaaatgtgtgtatgtgaagccctgccccagccccagagaCCCCTATTCCCCAGATGGCGGGACAAAGCCCCCTCCAACTTCTGGACAGAGGAGCAATGCTGCCCTTCAGGGGTCCCCCACTGATGGACGCTCCCTACAGAAACACGGCTCTGAGCTCCACTTGGTTTTTCACTCAATACAGGGAATTCCTCTTTTCTACACACAGATGTACACCAGGACAAGCCAGCAGCTTCCCAGCTCACTGTCTGCCACTGACTTTTTTCTAGAAAGGTGAAACTTGGCTCCCTAACACGCATAAACTACTGTGTAAATAAGGCTACAAAGCCAGACTGCTGAGCCAATGAGATCCACAGCAGATCCCATGCTCACAGCACATTAAAAGTCTGCCGGAAGAGCACGCCCTTGAGAACGTGTTGCCAAGTACAGGGCCTTGGCTAGACTGACAGCACCCCAATTATCACTATCAAATATTTACCCAGATATTTTTGGAACATTCAAATCACCAACACACAGTGTCAAGAGCTGGATTATCAGTATCTGATGTCATTTCCCACCAGCCCTCACCATGGCCGGCAGGGACACTGTTTACTACCCAATCACAGGCCCTCTGGGAAAATGTCCTCTTGGTAACCGCACCTTTTCAAATGTGAATCCCATACAAGCTACTCTGGAGCACAGAGGGAGGGGTGGCAGTGATCCTCAGGCACAACCCACGGTCATTCCTCAAAAGATTCCACTCTGTTCACAAGAATTCAGCTCTGACCTGGGCACGTTAACTTACCATTTCTAACTTCAAACCGATTTCTGAAAAGCCCTTCTGGCTTCTTAATGTGCTTCTGCTGAAAGACTTCTTCATCTTCCAGTGAAGTTCTCGCGTAGTGACCTGTGGCAATGGCATCTGCCCCTGTGAGGTTTTTAGAACACAAGGATTGGGCTTTAGACTCATACTTGCAGGCCTTGATCAGCATAAACCAAGGCACAAAAGAAGAGTAGAGACC from Nomascus leucogenys isolate Asia chromosome 7b, Asia_NLE_v1, whole genome shotgun sequence encodes:
- the TRMU gene encoding mitochondrial tRNA-specific 2-thiouridylase 1 isoform X5: MQAVRHVVCAVSGGVDSAVAALLLRRRGYQVTGVFMKNWDSLDEHGVCTADKDCEDAYRVCQILDIPFHQVSYVKEYWNDVFSDFLNEYEKGRTPNPDIVCNKHIKFSCFFHYAVDNLGADAIATGHYARTSLEDEEVFQQKHIKKPEGLFRNRFEVRNAVKLLQAADSFKDQTFFLSQVSQDALRRTIFPLGGLTKAFVKKIAAENRLHHVLQKKESMGMCFIGKRNFEHFLLQYLQPRPGHFISIEDNKVLGTHKGPPDRPPSPVQGPAEDQPRALDHGGASGSAGPGQDDGVPLPILPPDGTSLLCSTRGTSAWAAGRSCGWGRLPTCSRRASAELGWPPRAPVTAQKMAQA
- the TRMU gene encoding mitochondrial tRNA-specific 2-thiouridylase 1 isoform X1 → MQAVRHVVCAVSGGVDSAVAALLLRRRGYQVTGVFMKNWDSLDEHGVCTADKDCEDAYRVCQILDIPFHQVSYVKEYWNDVFSDFLNEYEKGRTPNPDIVCNKHIKFSCFFHYAVDNLGADAIATGHYARTSLEDEEVFQQKHIKKPEGLFRNRFEVRNAVKLLQAADSFKDQTFFLSQVSQDALRRTIFPLGGLTKAFVKKIAAENRLHHVLQKKESMGMCFIGKRNFEHFLLQYLQPRPGHFISIEDNKVLGTHKGWFLYTLGQRANIGGLREPWYVVEKDSVKGDVFVAPRTDHPALYRDLLRTSRVHWITEEPPAALVRDKMMECHFRFYHQMALVPCVLTLNQDGTVWVTAAQAVRALATGQFAVFYKGDECLGSGKILRLGPSAYMLQKGQRRAGVATKSPSNGPEDGPGLSPLL
- the TRMU gene encoding mitochondrial tRNA-specific 2-thiouridylase 1 isoform X9; this encodes MLWIILGQMPLPQVTTRELHWKMKKSFSRSTLRSQKGFSEIGLKLEMVSQDALRRTIFPLGGLTKAFVKKIAAENRLHHVLQKKESMGMCFIGKRNFEHFLLQYLQPRPGHFISIEDNKVLGTHKGWFLYTLGQRANIGGLREPWYVVEKDSVKGDVFVAPRTDHPALYRDLLRTSRVHWITEEPPAALVRDKMMECHFRFYHQMALVCCVLQGGRVPGQREDPAAGAVCLHAPEGPAQSWGGHQEPQ
- the TRMU gene encoding mitochondrial tRNA-specific 2-thiouridylase 1 isoform X4, with the protein product MQAVRHVVCAVSGGVDSAVAALLLRRRGYQVTGVFMKNWDSLDEHGVCTADKDCEDAYRVCQILDIPFHQVSYVKEYWNDVFSDFLNEYEKGRTPNPDIVCNKHIKFSCFFHYAVDNLGADAIATGHYARTSLEDEEVFQQKHIKKPEGLFRNRFEVRNAVKLLQAADSFKDQTFFLSQVSQDALRRTIFPLGGLTKAFVKKIAAENRLHHVLQKKESMGMCFIGKRNFEHFLLQYLQPRPGHFISIEDNKVLGTHKGPPDRPPSPVQGPAEDQPRALDHGGASGSAGPGQDDGVPLPILPPDGTSALCADPQSRWHRVGDSCAGCACPCHRTVCCVLQGGRVPGQREDPAAGAVCLHAPEGPAQSWGGHQEPQ
- the TRMU gene encoding mitochondrial tRNA-specific 2-thiouridylase 1 isoform X6; translated protein: MCSGADAIATGHYARTSLEDEEVFQQKHIKKPEGLFRNRFEVRNAVKLLQAADSFKDQTFFLSQVSQDALRRTIFPLGGLTKAFVKKIAAENRLHHVLQKKESMGMCFIGKRNFEHFLLQYLQPRPGHFISIEDNKVLGTHKGWFLYTLGQRANIGGLREPWYVVEKDSVKGDVFVAPRTDHPALYRDLLRTSRVHWITEEPPAALVRDKMMECHFRFYHQMALVPCVLTLNQDGTVWVTAAQAVRALATGQFAVFYKGDECLGSGKILRLGPSAYMLQKGQRRAGVATKSPSNGPEDGPGLSPLL
- the TRMU gene encoding mitochondrial tRNA-specific 2-thiouridylase 1 isoform X3; the encoded protein is MQAVRHVVCAVSGGVDSAVAALLLRRRGYQVTGVFMKNWDSLDEHGVCTADKDCEDAYRVCQILDIPFHQVSYVKEYWNDVFSDFLNEYEKGRTPNPDIVCNKHIKFSCFFHYAVDNLGADAIATGHYARTSLEDEEVFQQKHIKKPEGLFRNRFEVRNAVKLLQAADSFKDQTFFLSQVSQDALRRTIFPLGGLTKAFVKKIAAENRLHHVLQKKESMGMCFIGKRNFEHFLLQYLQPRPGHFISIEDNKVLGTHKGWFLYTLGQRANIGGLREPWYVVEKDSVKGDVFVAPRTDHPALYRDLLRTSRVHWITEEPPAALVRDKMMECHFRFYHQMALVCCVLQGGRVPGQREDPAAGAVCLHAPEGPAQSWGGHQEPQ
- the TRMU gene encoding mitochondrial tRNA-specific 2-thiouridylase 1 isoform X8 — its product is MPLPQVTTRELHWKMKKSFSRSTLRSQKGFSEIGLKLEMVSQDALRRTIFPLGGLTKAFVKKIAAENRLHHVLQKKESMGMCFIGKRNFEHFLLQYLQPRPGHFISIEDNKVLGTHKGWFLYTLGQRANIGGLREPWYVVEKDSVKGDVFVAPRTDHPALYRDLLRTSRVHWITEEPPAALVRDKMMECHFRFYHQMALVPCVLTLNQDGTVWVTAAQAVRALATGQFAVFYKGDECLGSGKILRLGPSAYMLQKGQRRAGVATKSPSNGPEDGPGLSPLL
- the TRMU gene encoding mitochondrial tRNA-specific 2-thiouridylase 1 isoform X2; translated protein: MKNWDSLDEHGVCTADKDCEDAYRVCQILDIPFHQVSYVKEYWNDVFSDFLNEYEKGRTPNPDIVCNKHIKFSCFFHYAVDNLGADAIATGHYARTSLEDEEVFQQKHIKKPEGLFRNRFEVRNAVKLLQAADSFKDQTFFLSQVSQDALRRTIFPLGGLTKAFVKKIAAENRLHHVLQKKESMGMCFIGKRNFEHFLLQYLQPRPGHFISIEDNKVLGTHKGWFLYTLGQRANIGGLREPWYVVEKDSVKGDVFVAPRTDHPALYRDLLRTSRVHWITEEPPAALVRDKMMECHFRFYHQMALVPCVLTLNQDGTVWVTAAQAVRALATGQFAVFYKGDECLGSGKILRLGPSAYMLQKGQRRAGVATKSPSNGPEDGPGLSPLL
- the TRMU gene encoding mitochondrial tRNA-specific 2-thiouridylase 1 isoform X10, whose translation is MPLPQVTTRELHWKMKKSFSRSTLRSQKGFSEIGLKLEMVSQDALRRTIFPLGGLTKAFVKKIAAENRLHHVLQKKESMGMCFIGKRNFEHFLLQYLQPRPGHFISIEDNKVLGTHKGWFLYTLGQRANIGGLREPWYVVEKDSVKGDVFVAPRTDHPALYRDLLRTSRVHWITEEPPAALVRDKMMECHFRFYHQMALVCCVLQGGRVPGQREDPAAGAVCLHAPEGPAQSWGGHQEPQ
- the TRMU gene encoding mitochondrial tRNA-specific 2-thiouridylase 1 isoform X7 yields the protein MLWIILGQMPLPQVTTRELHWKMKKSFSRSTLRSQKGFSEIGLKLEMVSQDALRRTIFPLGGLTKAFVKKIAAENRLHHVLQKKESMGMCFIGKRNFEHFLLQYLQPRPGHFISIEDNKVLGTHKGWFLYTLGQRANIGGLREPWYVVEKDSVKGDVFVAPRTDHPALYRDLLRTSRVHWITEEPPAALVRDKMMECHFRFYHQMALVPCVLTLNQDGTVWVTAAQAVRALATGQFAVFYKGDECLGSGKILRLGPSAYMLQKGQRRAGVATKSPSNGPEDGPGLSPLL